Proteins encoded in a region of the Zea mays cultivar B73 chromosome 4, Zm-B73-REFERENCE-NAM-5.0, whole genome shotgun sequence genome:
- the LOC100216986 gene encoding voltage-gated chloride channel superfamily isoform X1, with amino-acid sequence MAATLASVCSVPLTSVLLLFELTKDYRILLPLMVARMQLSGLASNRPQPLCIPRVCGADEHVDVQIPPARVLGDYIVFSIVFLDFEVLSMSKLGYDGVVALLVADISLSIGLDQIEALYQYAQFQFECGNYSGAADYLYQYGALCTNSERNVSALWGKLAAEILMQNWDLALEELNRLKEIIDSKNFSSPLNQLQNRIWLMHWALFIFFNHIRYLNAIQTNAHHLIRYLATAVVVNKRRRNMLKELIKVIQQEHHSYKDPVTEFLECLYVNYVVVGF; translated from the exons ATGGCTGCTACACTAGCTTCAGTCTGTTCAGTCCCATTGACTTCAGTACTGCTTCTCTTTGAGCTGACAAAGGATTACAGGATTTTGCTTCCTCTCATG GTCGCTCGAATGCAACTGTCCGGCCTAGCATCCAATCGACCTCAACCACTCTGCATCCCACGTGTGTGTGGAGCTGATGAACATGTCGATGT GCAAATTCCTCCAGCTCGAGTACTTGGAGATTACATAGTCTTCTCCATTGTTTTTCTAGACTTTGAG GTTCTAAGCATGAGCAAGCTGGGTTATGATGGTGTTGTGGCACTGCTGGTTGCTGATATATCACTTTCA ATCGGTCTTGACCAGATTGAAGCTCTGTATCAGTATGCCCAATTTCAGTTTGAGTGTGGTAACTACTCAGGGGCTGCTGATTACCTTTACCAGTATGGTGCTTTGTGCACAAACAGTGAGCGAAATGTGAGTGCCCTCTGGGGAAAGCTAGCAGCAGAAATCCTAATGCAGAACTGGGACCTAGCTTTGGAGGAACTCAACCGCTTGAAGGAAATAATTGATTCAAAG AACTTCTCATCACCTCTGAATCAGCTCCAGAATAGGATATGGCTGATGCATTGGGCTCTGTTCATCTTCTTTAACCATATCAG GTACTTGAATGCTATACAGACAAATGCACACCATCTTATTAGGTATCTAGCTACTGCAGTTGTTGTCAACAAAAGGAGAAGGAATATGCTTAAAGAGTTGATTAAGGTCATTCAACAGGAGCACCATAGCTACAAGGATCCCGTAACTGAATTTTTGGAATGCTTATATGTTAActatgtagttgtgggcttttga
- the LOC100216986 gene encoding voltage-gated chloride channel superfamily isoform X10, translated as MAATLASVCSVPLTSVLLLFELTKDYRILLPLMVARMQLSGLASNRPQPLCIPRVCGADEHVDVQIPPARVLGDYIVFSIVFLDFEVLSMSKLGYDGVVALLVADISLSIGLDQIEALYQYAQFQFECGNYSGAADYLYQYGALCTNSERNVSALWGKLAAEILMQNWDLALEELNRLKEIIDSKVLECYTDKCTPSY; from the exons ATGGCTGCTACACTAGCTTCAGTCTGTTCAGTCCCATTGACTTCAGTACTGCTTCTCTTTGAGCTGACAAAGGATTACAGGATTTTGCTTCCTCTCATG GTCGCTCGAATGCAACTGTCCGGCCTAGCATCCAATCGACCTCAACCACTCTGCATCCCACGTGTGTGTGGAGCTGATGAACATGTCGATGT GCAAATTCCTCCAGCTCGAGTACTTGGAGATTACATAGTCTTCTCCATTGTTTTTCTAGACTTTGAG GTTCTAAGCATGAGCAAGCTGGGTTATGATGGTGTTGTGGCACTGCTGGTTGCTGATATATCACTTTCA ATCGGTCTTGACCAGATTGAAGCTCTGTATCAGTATGCCCAATTTCAGTTTGAGTGTGGTAACTACTCAGGGGCTGCTGATTACCTTTACCAGTATGGTGCTTTGTGCACAAACAGTGAGCGAAATGTGAGTGCCCTCTGGGGAAAGCTAGCAGCAGAAATCCTAATGCAGAACTGGGACCTAGCTTTGGAGGAACTCAACCGCTTGAAGGAAATAATTGATTCAAAG GTACTTGAATGCTATACAGACAAATGCACACCATCTTATTAG
- the LOC100216986 gene encoding voltage-gated chloride channel superfamily isoform X2, with protein sequence MAATLASVCSVPLTSVLLLFELTKDYRILLPLMVARMQLSGLASNRPQPLCIPRVCGADEHVDVQIPPARVLGDYIVFSIVFLDFEVLSMSKLGYDGVVALLVADISLSIGLDQIEALYQYAQFQFECGNYSGAADYLYQYGALCTNSERNVSALWGKLAAEILMQNWDLALEELNRLKEIIDSKLQNRIWLMHWALFIFFNHIRYLNAIQTNAHHLIRYLATAVVVNKRRRNMLKELIKVIQQEHHSYKDPVTEFLECLYVNYVVVGF encoded by the exons ATGGCTGCTACACTAGCTTCAGTCTGTTCAGTCCCATTGACTTCAGTACTGCTTCTCTTTGAGCTGACAAAGGATTACAGGATTTTGCTTCCTCTCATG GTCGCTCGAATGCAACTGTCCGGCCTAGCATCCAATCGACCTCAACCACTCTGCATCCCACGTGTGTGTGGAGCTGATGAACATGTCGATGT GCAAATTCCTCCAGCTCGAGTACTTGGAGATTACATAGTCTTCTCCATTGTTTTTCTAGACTTTGAG GTTCTAAGCATGAGCAAGCTGGGTTATGATGGTGTTGTGGCACTGCTGGTTGCTGATATATCACTTTCA ATCGGTCTTGACCAGATTGAAGCTCTGTATCAGTATGCCCAATTTCAGTTTGAGTGTGGTAACTACTCAGGGGCTGCTGATTACCTTTACCAGTATGGTGCTTTGTGCACAAACAGTGAGCGAAATGTGAGTGCCCTCTGGGGAAAGCTAGCAGCAGAAATCCTAATGCAGAACTGGGACCTAGCTTTGGAGGAACTCAACCGCTTGAAGGAAATAATTGATTCAAAG CTCCAGAATAGGATATGGCTGATGCATTGGGCTCTGTTCATCTTCTTTAACCATATCAG GTACTTGAATGCTATACAGACAAATGCACACCATCTTATTAGGTATCTAGCTACTGCAGTTGTTGTCAACAAAAGGAGAAGGAATATGCTTAAAGAGTTGATTAAGGTCATTCAACAGGAGCACCATAGCTACAAGGATCCCGTAACTGAATTTTTGGAATGCTTATATGTTAActatgtagttgtgggcttttga
- the LOC100216986 gene encoding voltage-gated chloride channel superfamily isoform X4, protein MAATLASVCSVPLTSVLLLFELTKDYRILLPLMVARMQLSGLASNRPQPLCIPRVCGADEHVDVQIPPARVLGDYIVFSIVFLDFEIGLDQIEALYQYAQFQFECGNYSGAADYLYQYGALCTNSERNVSALWGKLAAEILMQNWDLALEELNRLKEIIDSKNFSSPLNQLQNRIWLMHWALFIFFNHIRYLNAIQTNAHHLIRYLATAVVVNKRRRNMLKELIKVIQQEHHSYKDPVTEFLECLYVNYVVVGF, encoded by the exons ATGGCTGCTACACTAGCTTCAGTCTGTTCAGTCCCATTGACTTCAGTACTGCTTCTCTTTGAGCTGACAAAGGATTACAGGATTTTGCTTCCTCTCATG GTCGCTCGAATGCAACTGTCCGGCCTAGCATCCAATCGACCTCAACCACTCTGCATCCCACGTGTGTGTGGAGCTGATGAACATGTCGATGT GCAAATTCCTCCAGCTCGAGTACTTGGAGATTACATAGTCTTCTCCATTGTTTTTCTAGACTTTGAG ATCGGTCTTGACCAGATTGAAGCTCTGTATCAGTATGCCCAATTTCAGTTTGAGTGTGGTAACTACTCAGGGGCTGCTGATTACCTTTACCAGTATGGTGCTTTGTGCACAAACAGTGAGCGAAATGTGAGTGCCCTCTGGGGAAAGCTAGCAGCAGAAATCCTAATGCAGAACTGGGACCTAGCTTTGGAGGAACTCAACCGCTTGAAGGAAATAATTGATTCAAAG AACTTCTCATCACCTCTGAATCAGCTCCAGAATAGGATATGGCTGATGCATTGGGCTCTGTTCATCTTCTTTAACCATATCAG GTACTTGAATGCTATACAGACAAATGCACACCATCTTATTAGGTATCTAGCTACTGCAGTTGTTGTCAACAAAAGGAGAAGGAATATGCTTAAAGAGTTGATTAAGGTCATTCAACAGGAGCACCATAGCTACAAGGATCCCGTAACTGAATTTTTGGAATGCTTATATGTTAActatgtagttgtgggcttttga
- the LOC100216986 gene encoding voltage-gated chloride channel superfamily isoform X3: protein MQLASYTDVEIIQVARMQLSGLASNRPQPLCIPRVCGADEHVDVQIPPARVLGDYIVFSIVFLDFEVLSMSKLGYDGVVALLVADISLSIGLDQIEALYQYAQFQFECGNYSGAADYLYQYGALCTNSERNVSALWGKLAAEILMQNWDLALEELNRLKEIIDSKNFSSPLNQLQNRIWLMHWALFIFFNHIRYLNAIQTNAHHLIRYLATAVVVNKRRRNMLKELIKVIQQEHHSYKDPVTEFLECLYVNYVVVGF, encoded by the exons ATGCAGCTAGCCAGCTACACTGATGTAGAGATCATTCAG GTCGCTCGAATGCAACTGTCCGGCCTAGCATCCAATCGACCTCAACCACTCTGCATCCCACGTGTGTGTGGAGCTGATGAACATGTCGATGT GCAAATTCCTCCAGCTCGAGTACTTGGAGATTACATAGTCTTCTCCATTGTTTTTCTAGACTTTGAG GTTCTAAGCATGAGCAAGCTGGGTTATGATGGTGTTGTGGCACTGCTGGTTGCTGATATATCACTTTCA ATCGGTCTTGACCAGATTGAAGCTCTGTATCAGTATGCCCAATTTCAGTTTGAGTGTGGTAACTACTCAGGGGCTGCTGATTACCTTTACCAGTATGGTGCTTTGTGCACAAACAGTGAGCGAAATGTGAGTGCCCTCTGGGGAAAGCTAGCAGCAGAAATCCTAATGCAGAACTGGGACCTAGCTTTGGAGGAACTCAACCGCTTGAAGGAAATAATTGATTCAAAG AACTTCTCATCACCTCTGAATCAGCTCCAGAATAGGATATGGCTGATGCATTGGGCTCTGTTCATCTTCTTTAACCATATCAG GTACTTGAATGCTATACAGACAAATGCACACCATCTTATTAGGTATCTAGCTACTGCAGTTGTTGTCAACAAAAGGAGAAGGAATATGCTTAAAGAGTTGATTAAGGTCATTCAACAGGAGCACCATAGCTACAAGGATCCCGTAACTGAATTTTTGGAATGCTTATATGTTAActatgtagttgtgggcttttga
- the LOC100216986 gene encoding voltage-gated chloride channel superfamily isoform X9: MQLASYTDVEIIQVLSMSKLGYDGVVALLVADISLSIGLDQIEALYQYAQFQFECGNYSGAADYLYQYGALCTNSERNVSALWGKLAAEILMQNWDLALEELNRLKEIIDSKNFSSPLNQLQNRIWLMHWALFIFFNHIRYLNAIQTNAHHLIRYLATAVVVNKRRRNMLKELIKVIQQEHHSYKDPVTEFLECLYVNYVVVGF, encoded by the exons ATGCAGCTAGCCAGCTACACTGATGTAGAGATCATTCAG GTTCTAAGCATGAGCAAGCTGGGTTATGATGGTGTTGTGGCACTGCTGGTTGCTGATATATCACTTTCA ATCGGTCTTGACCAGATTGAAGCTCTGTATCAGTATGCCCAATTTCAGTTTGAGTGTGGTAACTACTCAGGGGCTGCTGATTACCTTTACCAGTATGGTGCTTTGTGCACAAACAGTGAGCGAAATGTGAGTGCCCTCTGGGGAAAGCTAGCAGCAGAAATCCTAATGCAGAACTGGGACCTAGCTTTGGAGGAACTCAACCGCTTGAAGGAAATAATTGATTCAAAG AACTTCTCATCACCTCTGAATCAGCTCCAGAATAGGATATGGCTGATGCATTGGGCTCTGTTCATCTTCTTTAACCATATCAG GTACTTGAATGCTATACAGACAAATGCACACCATCTTATTAGGTATCTAGCTACTGCAGTTGTTGTCAACAAAAGGAGAAGGAATATGCTTAAAGAGTTGATTAAGGTCATTCAACAGGAGCACCATAGCTACAAGGATCCCGTAACTGAATTTTTGGAATGCTTATATGTTAActatgtagttgtgggcttttga
- the LOC100216986 gene encoding voltage-gated chloride channel superfamily isoform X6, which produces MQLSGLASNRPQPLCIPRVCGADEHVDVQIPPARVLGDYIVFSIVFLDFEVLSMSKLGYDGVVALLVADISLSIGLDQIEALYQYAQFQFECGNYSGAADYLYQYGALCTNSERNVSALWGKLAAEILMQNWDLALEELNRLKEIIDSKNFSSPLNQLQNRIWLMHWALFIFFNHIRYLNAIQTNAHHLIRYLATAVVVNKRRRNMLKELIKVIQQEHHSYKDPVTEFLECLYVNYVVVGF; this is translated from the exons ATGCAACTGTCCGGCCTAGCATCCAATCGACCTCAACCACTCTGCATCCCACGTGTGTGTGGAGCTGATGAACATGTCGATGT GCAAATTCCTCCAGCTCGAGTACTTGGAGATTACATAGTCTTCTCCATTGTTTTTCTAGACTTTGAG GTTCTAAGCATGAGCAAGCTGGGTTATGATGGTGTTGTGGCACTGCTGGTTGCTGATATATCACTTTCA ATCGGTCTTGACCAGATTGAAGCTCTGTATCAGTATGCCCAATTTCAGTTTGAGTGTGGTAACTACTCAGGGGCTGCTGATTACCTTTACCAGTATGGTGCTTTGTGCACAAACAGTGAGCGAAATGTGAGTGCCCTCTGGGGAAAGCTAGCAGCAGAAATCCTAATGCAGAACTGGGACCTAGCTTTGGAGGAACTCAACCGCTTGAAGGAAATAATTGATTCAAAG AACTTCTCATCACCTCTGAATCAGCTCCAGAATAGGATATGGCTGATGCATTGGGCTCTGTTCATCTTCTTTAACCATATCAG GTACTTGAATGCTATACAGACAAATGCACACCATCTTATTAGGTATCTAGCTACTGCAGTTGTTGTCAACAAAAGGAGAAGGAATATGCTTAAAGAGTTGATTAAGGTCATTCAACAGGAGCACCATAGCTACAAGGATCCCGTAACTGAATTTTTGGAATGCTTATATGTTAActatgtagttgtgggcttttga
- the LOC100216986 gene encoding voltage-gated chloride channel superfamily isoform X8: MQLSGLASNRPQPLCIPRVCGADEHVDVQIPPARVLGDYIVFSIVFLDFEVLSMSKLGYDGVVALLVADISLSIGLDQIEALYQYAQFQFECGNYSGAADYLYQYGALCTNSERNVSALWGKLAAEILMQNWDLALEELNRLKEIIDSKLQNRIWLMHWALFIFFNHIRYLNAIQTNAHHLIRYLATAVVVNKRRRNMLKELIKVIQQEHHSYKDPVTEFLECLYVNYVVVGF, translated from the exons ATGCAACTGTCCGGCCTAGCATCCAATCGACCTCAACCACTCTGCATCCCACGTGTGTGTGGAGCTGATGAACATGTCGATGT GCAAATTCCTCCAGCTCGAGTACTTGGAGATTACATAGTCTTCTCCATTGTTTTTCTAGACTTTGAG GTTCTAAGCATGAGCAAGCTGGGTTATGATGGTGTTGTGGCACTGCTGGTTGCTGATATATCACTTTCA ATCGGTCTTGACCAGATTGAAGCTCTGTATCAGTATGCCCAATTTCAGTTTGAGTGTGGTAACTACTCAGGGGCTGCTGATTACCTTTACCAGTATGGTGCTTTGTGCACAAACAGTGAGCGAAATGTGAGTGCCCTCTGGGGAAAGCTAGCAGCAGAAATCCTAATGCAGAACTGGGACCTAGCTTTGGAGGAACTCAACCGCTTGAAGGAAATAATTGATTCAAAG CTCCAGAATAGGATATGGCTGATGCATTGGGCTCTGTTCATCTTCTTTAACCATATCAG GTACTTGAATGCTATACAGACAAATGCACACCATCTTATTAGGTATCTAGCTACTGCAGTTGTTGTCAACAAAAGGAGAAGGAATATGCTTAAAGAGTTGATTAAGGTCATTCAACAGGAGCACCATAGCTACAAGGATCCCGTAACTGAATTTTTGGAATGCTTATATGTTAActatgtagttgtgggcttttga
- the LOC100216986 gene encoding voltage-gated chloride channel superfamily isoform X11 yields the protein MQLSGLASNRPQPLCIPRVCGADEHVDVQIPPARVLGDYIVFSIVFLDFEVLSMSKLGYDGVVALLVADISLSIGLDQIEALYQYAQFQFECGNYSGAADYLYQYGALCTNSERNVSALWGKLAAEILMQNWDLALEELNRLKEIIDSKVLECYTDKCTPSY from the exons ATGCAACTGTCCGGCCTAGCATCCAATCGACCTCAACCACTCTGCATCCCACGTGTGTGTGGAGCTGATGAACATGTCGATGT GCAAATTCCTCCAGCTCGAGTACTTGGAGATTACATAGTCTTCTCCATTGTTTTTCTAGACTTTGAG GTTCTAAGCATGAGCAAGCTGGGTTATGATGGTGTTGTGGCACTGCTGGTTGCTGATATATCACTTTCA ATCGGTCTTGACCAGATTGAAGCTCTGTATCAGTATGCCCAATTTCAGTTTGAGTGTGGTAACTACTCAGGGGCTGCTGATTACCTTTACCAGTATGGTGCTTTGTGCACAAACAGTGAGCGAAATGTGAGTGCCCTCTGGGGAAAGCTAGCAGCAGAAATCCTAATGCAGAACTGGGACCTAGCTTTGGAGGAACTCAACCGCTTGAAGGAAATAATTGATTCAAAG GTACTTGAATGCTATACAGACAAATGCACACCATCTTATTAG
- the LOC100216986 gene encoding voltage-gated chloride channel superfamily isoform X7, with product MYICFDIIFFHMTNLWASLFSYYQYTNDVRQIPPARVLGDYIVFSIVFLDFEVLSMSKLGYDGVVALLVADISLSIGLDQIEALYQYAQFQFECGNYSGAADYLYQYGALCTNSERNVSALWGKLAAEILMQNWDLALEELNRLKEIIDSKLQNRIWLMHWALFIFFNHIRYLNAIQTNAHHLIRYLATAVVVNKRRRNMLKELIKVIQQEHHSYKDPVTEFLECLYVNYVVVGF from the exons ATGTATATCTGTTTTGACATTATATTTTTTCACATGACTAACCTTTGGGCATCTCTGTTTTCATATTACCAATACACCAATGATGTTAGGCAAATTCCTCCAGCTCGAGTACTTGGAGATTACATAGTCTTCTCCATTGTTTTTCTAGACTTTGAG GTTCTAAGCATGAGCAAGCTGGGTTATGATGGTGTTGTGGCACTGCTGGTTGCTGATATATCACTTTCA ATCGGTCTTGACCAGATTGAAGCTCTGTATCAGTATGCCCAATTTCAGTTTGAGTGTGGTAACTACTCAGGGGCTGCTGATTACCTTTACCAGTATGGTGCTTTGTGCACAAACAGTGAGCGAAATGTGAGTGCCCTCTGGGGAAAGCTAGCAGCAGAAATCCTAATGCAGAACTGGGACCTAGCTTTGGAGGAACTCAACCGCTTGAAGGAAATAATTGATTCAAAG CTCCAGAATAGGATATGGCTGATGCATTGGGCTCTGTTCATCTTCTTTAACCATATCAG GTACTTGAATGCTATACAGACAAATGCACACCATCTTATTAGGTATCTAGCTACTGCAGTTGTTGTCAACAAAAGGAGAAGGAATATGCTTAAAGAGTTGATTAAGGTCATTCAACAGGAGCACCATAGCTACAAGGATCCCGTAACTGAATTTTTGGAATGCTTATATGTTAActatgtagttgtgggcttttga
- the LOC100216986 gene encoding voltage-gated chloride channel superfamily isoform X5: MYICFDIIFFHMTNLWASLFSYYQYTNDVRQIPPARVLGDYIVFSIVFLDFEVLSMSKLGYDGVVALLVADISLSIGLDQIEALYQYAQFQFECGNYSGAADYLYQYGALCTNSERNVSALWGKLAAEILMQNWDLALEELNRLKEIIDSKNFSSPLNQLQNRIWLMHWALFIFFNHIRYLNAIQTNAHHLIRYLATAVVVNKRRRNMLKELIKVIQQEHHSYKDPVTEFLECLYVNYVVVGF; this comes from the exons ATGTATATCTGTTTTGACATTATATTTTTTCACATGACTAACCTTTGGGCATCTCTGTTTTCATATTACCAATACACCAATGATGTTAGGCAAATTCCTCCAGCTCGAGTACTTGGAGATTACATAGTCTTCTCCATTGTTTTTCTAGACTTTGAG GTTCTAAGCATGAGCAAGCTGGGTTATGATGGTGTTGTGGCACTGCTGGTTGCTGATATATCACTTTCA ATCGGTCTTGACCAGATTGAAGCTCTGTATCAGTATGCCCAATTTCAGTTTGAGTGTGGTAACTACTCAGGGGCTGCTGATTACCTTTACCAGTATGGTGCTTTGTGCACAAACAGTGAGCGAAATGTGAGTGCCCTCTGGGGAAAGCTAGCAGCAGAAATCCTAATGCAGAACTGGGACCTAGCTTTGGAGGAACTCAACCGCTTGAAGGAAATAATTGATTCAAAG AACTTCTCATCACCTCTGAATCAGCTCCAGAATAGGATATGGCTGATGCATTGGGCTCTGTTCATCTTCTTTAACCATATCAG GTACTTGAATGCTATACAGACAAATGCACACCATCTTATTAGGTATCTAGCTACTGCAGTTGTTGTCAACAAAAGGAGAAGGAATATGCTTAAAGAGTTGATTAAGGTCATTCAACAGGAGCACCATAGCTACAAGGATCCCGTAACTGAATTTTTGGAATGCTTATATGTTAActatgtagttgtgggcttttga